Proteins co-encoded in one Methylomonas albis genomic window:
- the nifS gene encoding cysteine desulfurase NifS codes for MPDIYLDNNATTKVDSAVVDVMIPYFTEQFGNPSSIHRFADGVAKAIKKARSQVQELIGAEHDSEIIFTSCGTESDSTAILSAIKAQPNRKEIITTSVEHPAVLALCENLEKEGYTIHRMPVDKCGRLNLEAYKNLLSEEVAIVSVMWANNETGTIFPVVEMAEMANAAGVMFHTDAVQAVGKIPMMLQDTKIDMLSISGHKLHAPKGIGVLYLRRGTRYRPLLRGGHQERGRRAGTENTASIVGLGKACELAIEHMEYENVQVKAMRDRLEQGITEVVPHCFITGDLNNRLPNTTDIAFEYIEGEAILMLLNKAGIAASSGSACTSGSLEPSHVMRAMDIPYTAAHGTIRFSFSRYNNMSEVDEVLKVMPGIVATLRKLSPYWDSVNNCPVADPEQAFQPTYA; via the coding sequence ATGCCTGATATTTATCTGGATAATAACGCGACCACTAAAGTGGACAGCGCGGTAGTGGATGTGATGATTCCGTATTTTACCGAGCAGTTCGGTAATCCTTCATCGATCCATCGCTTTGCTGACGGTGTGGCCAAAGCGATCAAAAAAGCCCGTTCGCAGGTGCAAGAGCTGATCGGCGCCGAGCATGATTCGGAAATCATTTTCACCTCTTGCGGTACCGAGTCTGATTCTACTGCGATCTTGTCAGCCATTAAGGCCCAGCCCAATCGCAAGGAAATTATTACCACCTCAGTGGAGCATCCCGCGGTTCTGGCCTTGTGCGAAAACCTGGAGAAAGAAGGCTACACCATTCATCGGATGCCGGTGGACAAGTGCGGTCGCTTAAACCTGGAAGCCTACAAAAATCTGTTATCGGAAGAAGTGGCAATCGTGTCGGTGATGTGGGCCAACAACGAAACCGGCACTATTTTTCCGGTTGTGGAAATGGCTGAGATGGCCAATGCCGCCGGCGTGATGTTCCATACCGACGCTGTGCAGGCGGTCGGTAAAATTCCGATGATGTTGCAAGACACCAAGATCGATATGTTGTCTATTTCCGGACACAAACTGCACGCACCTAAAGGTATTGGTGTGTTGTATCTGCGCCGTGGTACCCGCTATCGCCCATTACTACGCGGCGGTCATCAAGAGCGCGGTCGCCGGGCTGGTACTGAAAATACTGCTTCTATAGTCGGTTTGGGCAAAGCCTGCGAATTGGCGATAGAGCACATGGAATATGAAAACGTGCAAGTTAAAGCCATGCGCGATCGGCTAGAGCAAGGTATTACGGAAGTCGTCCCGCATTGCTTTATCACCGGTGATTTGAACAACCGCTTGCCTAACACCACGGACATCGCATTTGAATATATCGAAGGCGAAGCGATATTGATGCTGCTGAACAAAGCAGGTATCGCAGCATCCAGCGGTTCGGCATGTACCTCAGGCTCGTTGGAGCCTTCGCATGTGATGCGGGCTATGGATATACCATACACTGCTGCGCACGGCACTATCCGTTTCTCGTTCTCTCGCTATAACAATATGAGCGAAGTGGACGAAGTACTGAAAGTGATGCCTGGCATCGTGGCAACCTTGCGCAAACTGTCGCCTTATTGGGATAGCGTAAACAATTGTCCGGTTGCCGATCCTGAGCAGGCATTTCAGCCGACTTACGCTTAA
- a CDS encoding PEP-CTERM sorting domain-containing protein, whose amino-acid sequence MFSKKIYTLILLAAAFDSQAATINFDALQPFNNYDPIPAAYASTADVTVSYSSLNLDGTVAYSDVLLWNAGYADLNTAAFAHTSGLLLSIKLTAVNPSQSVNLSSFDVAAYPTGSVGTTLAATNFRVVDGDDFSNVLVDYAPYAASRFAAQTFSPNLTAHSLNIILGTDWNLGVNNINFNVAAVPLPGAVWLFGTALAGLGLTRKVRKA is encoded by the coding sequence ATGTTTTCCAAAAAAATTTATACCTTAATTTTGCTTGCCGCCGCATTTGACTCTCAAGCGGCCACGATTAATTTCGACGCGTTACAGCCCTTTAACAACTATGATCCAATTCCTGCGGCATACGCCTCTACAGCAGACGTGACGGTATCATATTCAAGTTTGAATCTGGACGGTACCGTGGCATATTCGGATGTTTTGTTGTGGAATGCCGGATACGCAGACCTCAATACCGCAGCGTTTGCCCATACCAGCGGTTTACTGCTAAGCATCAAATTGACGGCGGTTAATCCAAGTCAATCAGTAAACCTCAGCAGTTTCGATGTCGCTGCATATCCAACAGGATCCGTAGGCACTACATTGGCCGCCACCAATTTTAGAGTGGTCGATGGCGATGATTTTTCCAATGTATTAGTCGATTACGCTCCCTACGCGGCTTCTCGTTTCGCTGCGCAGACTTTTTCACCCAATCTGACCGCGCACTCACTAAATATTATATTGGGAACCGACTGGAACCTTGGCGTTAACAACATCAACTTTAATGTTGCCGCCGTTCCTTTACCGGGCGCCGTATGGCTGTTCGGTACCGCGTTAGCGGGTCTGGGTCTTACCAGAAAAGTCCGGAAAGCTTGA
- the nifV gene encoding homocitrate synthase has product MKSNSRTIVIDDTTLRDGEQSAGVVFSLEEKLAIARQLSALGVPELEIGIPAMGAQERSEIKAIAELKLPSNLLVWSRMREEDLQHCLGLGVRTVDLSISASDQHIQHKLKQSRAWVLSTIERCVKTAIDDGMRVCVGAEDASRADSDFLAQMAEAAQAAGACRIRFADTVGIMEPFGVFEAIRKLRIVTDMDIEMHAHDDLGLATANTLAAAYAGATHVNTTVNGLGERAGNAALEEVVVGLKQLYGFETGVDLRNFPVLSRQVATASGDTIGSRKSLIGRDVFSHEAGIHVDGLLKDPNNYQGVDPALVGRSHQLVLGKHSGSQGVVHAYKQLGIQINRWQAGRLLPLIREFVSLHKRAPQSTDLNQFLHSL; this is encoded by the coding sequence ATGAAAAGCAACTCCCGCACCATCGTCATCGACGACACCACTCTACGCGACGGCGAACAATCGGCCGGCGTGGTGTTCTCGCTGGAGGAAAAGCTGGCTATAGCTAGGCAGCTGTCCGCATTGGGCGTGCCTGAGTTGGAAATCGGTATTCCGGCCATGGGCGCGCAGGAACGGAGTGAGATCAAAGCCATCGCTGAATTAAAGTTGCCCAGCAATTTATTAGTGTGGTCCAGGATGCGCGAAGAAGATTTGCAACACTGCCTGGGTTTGGGTGTCCGCACGGTGGATTTATCGATTTCCGCGTCAGACCAACATATCCAACACAAGCTGAAACAAAGCCGGGCCTGGGTGCTTAGTACCATCGAACGCTGTGTGAAGACAGCAATCGATGACGGTATGCGGGTGTGTGTCGGTGCCGAGGATGCTTCCCGCGCCGATAGCGATTTTCTGGCGCAAATGGCCGAAGCCGCCCAAGCGGCCGGCGCATGCCGGATTCGCTTTGCCGATACAGTCGGCATCATGGAACCGTTCGGCGTATTTGAAGCGATTCGCAAACTGCGCATCGTGACCGACATGGACATCGAGATGCACGCCCATGACGATTTGGGTTTGGCAACCGCCAATACCTTGGCTGCGGCATATGCTGGTGCAACCCACGTCAACACCACCGTCAACGGTTTGGGCGAGCGGGCCGGCAACGCGGCGCTGGAAGAAGTGGTGGTTGGCTTGAAACAGTTGTACGGCTTCGAAACCGGTGTGGACTTGCGTAATTTCCCCGTACTGTCGCGTCAGGTTGCGACGGCTTCCGGCGACACGATAGGCAGCCGTAAAAGTCTGATCGGCCGCGATGTGTTCAGCCACGAAGCCGGGATCCATGTCGACGGTTTGCTGAAAGATCCCAACAATTATCAAGGTGTCGATCCTGCCTTGGTTGGTCGTAGCCACCAACTGGTGTTGGGTAAGCATTCCGGCAGTCAAGGTGTGGTGCATGCCTACAAGCAGTTGGGTATCCAAATTAACCGTTGGCAGGCCGGCCGCCTGCTACCCCTGATTCGTGAGTTTGTCAGTTTGCATAAACGCGCACCGCAATCGACCGATTTAAATCAATTTTTACACAGCCTATAA
- the cysE gene encoding serine O-acetyltransferase translates to MMFFSPSRPSVASGLWQDWRDDVACVFARDPAARGLPEVLLAYPGVHAVLLHRVTNRLWHADWKLTARLLAAFARWMTNVDIHPGATIGKRFFIDHGAGVVIGETAEIGNDVTMYHGVTLGGTTWNKEKRHPTLGNNVLIGAGAKILGAITLGDNVRVGANSVVIKDVPPCCTVIGIPGRIIQQKGLKIQDPRGIDLDHHLVPDPVGKALSCLVDRLDELENNQKRFVVAEETCGSCEAEGVCHGEEVVILKQAAGGK, encoded by the coding sequence ATGATGTTCTTCTCGCCGTCGCGTCCAAGCGTTGCATCCGGACTCTGGCAAGACTGGCGCGACGATGTGGCTTGCGTGTTTGCCCGAGACCCAGCAGCACGCGGCTTACCGGAAGTGTTATTGGCCTATCCCGGCGTACATGCAGTATTGCTGCATCGGGTAACCAATCGCTTGTGGCATGCGGATTGGAAATTGACGGCGCGCTTATTGGCGGCATTTGCTCGCTGGATGACCAATGTCGATATTCATCCGGGCGCCACCATAGGCAAACGCTTTTTTATCGATCACGGCGCTGGCGTTGTGATCGGCGAAACTGCCGAGATTGGTAACGACGTGACTATGTATCACGGCGTGACCCTGGGCGGTACTACCTGGAACAAGGAAAAACGCCATCCTACATTGGGCAACAATGTACTGATCGGTGCCGGAGCCAAGATACTCGGCGCGATTACCTTGGGCGATAACGTTCGGGTTGGCGCCAATTCTGTGGTGATAAAAGACGTGCCGCCTTGCTGTACCGTTATTGGGATTCCCGGTCGGATCATTCAGCAAAAAGGCTTGAAAATCCAAGATCCGCGCGGCATCGATCTGGACCATCATTTAGTACCTGATCCGGTCGGCAAAGCTCTGAGCTGTTTAGTGGATCGTCTTGACGAGCTGGAAAACAACCAAAAACGCTTTGTCGTCGCCGAGGAAACCTGCGGCAGTTGCGAAGCAGAAGGTGTCTGCCACGGCGAGGAAGTCGTGATACTGAAACAAGCGGCGGGTGGCAAGTGA
- the nifW gene encoding nitrogenase-stabilizing/protective protein NifW, translated as MSLEEDMEELEAAEDFLRYFELEYDTTVVHVNRLHILQRFHNYLSQAGENMPEDDDALREVYKKLLLRAYSDFVGSDAQTEKVFKVFKMMEPQTVFVSLGDIKT; from the coding sequence ATGAGTTTAGAAGAAGATATGGAAGAGCTGGAAGCTGCGGAAGATTTTCTGCGGTATTTCGAGCTGGAATACGATACCACCGTCGTCCACGTCAACCGGCTACATATCCTGCAACGTTTCCACAATTATCTGAGTCAAGCCGGTGAAAACATGCCGGAAGACGACGATGCATTACGGGAAGTTTACAAAAAGCTGCTGCTTCGCGCTTACAGCGACTTTGTGGGTTCCGATGCACAGACCGAAAAAGTATTTAAGGTCTTCAAGATGATGGAACCGCAAACCGTGTTTGTTTCACTAGGTGACATTAAGACATGA
- a CDS encoding nitrogen fixation protein NifZ: MIEERFDEERFEFGERVRLTRNVRNDGTYPGMDVGDFLLRRGSVGNVIEVGTFLQDQVIYTVHFMDAGRMVGCRAEELISADAPWNPSRFEFRDQVVCTIDIPTQEGSYPAGTQGEILKVLRDSAPLLYHVRFPGRTMQVPESVLEPADPATFKEPEE; encoded by the coding sequence ATGATAGAAGAACGTTTCGACGAAGAGCGATTCGAGTTCGGCGAGCGGGTTAGGCTGACACGAAACGTTCGCAATGATGGTACTTATCCGGGCATGGATGTTGGCGATTTTCTCTTACGCCGCGGCAGTGTTGGCAACGTTATAGAGGTCGGCACTTTCTTGCAGGATCAAGTGATCTACACCGTGCATTTTATGGATGCGGGACGCATGGTCGGTTGTCGGGCTGAAGAACTCATTTCGGCTGACGCGCCTTGGAACCCGAGCCGTTTCGAGTTCCGCGATCAGGTGGTCTGTACTATCGACATACCGACGCAAGAAGGCAGCTACCCTGCCGGTACTCAAGGTGAAATCTTGAAAGTATTGCGAGATTCCGCCCCCCTGCTCTACCACGTACGCTTTCCAGGTAGAACCATGCAAGTACCTGAAAGTGTGCTGGAGCCGGCGGATCCGGCCACGTTTAAAGAACCGGAGGAATAA
- the nifM gene encoding nitrogen fixation protein NifM: protein MTSQTSIEPYTLLRAALSLFQKAPAELEQPQLRQVEVQAKNEYEIEGRVLNSAEATGVVISDTELDRAYQEVRARFEDEDAFLAALNANGLDIDLLKAALYRQCKVDAVMDRVAARSPKVNEVEIGIFYHSHPEKFHKPEQRQARHILISINPDYPDNTREAAWQRINEIAGTLKRKPHKFVDLALKYSECPTAVQGGEVGAVVKGTLFPELDEVLFSLKEDAISEVVETEMGFHVIQCMKIILAETMSLKKATPKIQQIMQDRYRRNCQRTWLATLPAVNRSA, encoded by the coding sequence ATGACCAGCCAGACTTCAATAGAGCCTTACACCCTGCTGCGGGCGGCCTTGAGCCTATTCCAAAAGGCACCGGCCGAATTGGAGCAACCGCAGTTGCGCCAGGTGGAAGTGCAAGCTAAAAACGAATACGAAATCGAAGGCCGAGTATTAAATTCGGCTGAAGCGACTGGCGTGGTGATTTCCGATACGGAGCTGGATAGAGCTTATCAGGAAGTGCGCGCCCGTTTCGAAGACGAAGATGCATTTTTAGCGGCACTGAACGCCAACGGTTTAGATATTGATTTGTTGAAAGCGGCTTTGTATCGGCAGTGTAAGGTCGATGCGGTGATGGATAGAGTGGCCGCGCGATCCCCTAAGGTTAACGAAGTCGAAATCGGCATTTTCTACCACTCGCATCCGGAAAAATTTCACAAACCCGAGCAACGTCAAGCTAGGCATATTTTGATTAGCATCAATCCTGATTACCCGGACAATACTCGCGAGGCGGCTTGGCAGCGGATTAACGAGATTGCCGGTACTCTGAAGCGCAAACCGCATAAATTTGTGGATCTGGCGCTGAAGTATTCGGAATGTCCGACGGCGGTGCAGGGCGGCGAAGTGGGTGCTGTGGTTAAAGGTACCTTGTTTCCGGAGCTGGATGAGGTATTGTTTAGTTTGAAAGAAGACGCCATTAGCGAGGTAGTGGAAACCGAGATGGGTTTTCACGTGATTCAGTGTATGAAAATCATCCTCGCCGAGACTATGTCCTTGAAAAAAGCGACACCGAAGATTCAGCAGATCATGCAGGATCGTTACCGCAGAAATTGCCAGCGTACGTGGCTGGCCACTCTGCCCGCAGTCAACAGGAGTGCCTAA
- the clpX gene encoding ATP-dependent Clp protease ATP-binding subunit ClpX has protein sequence MVKEPKHCSFCGIEASASVPMIAGTEGYICEACVMLASQVVSSWGKKKELADMQGPLPKPAEMKAMLDQYVIGQDLAKEILSVAVYNHYKRLKNVARKTGGLGESDESVEIGKSNILMIGPSGTGKTLLASTLAKIVGVPFAVADATTLTQAGYVGDDVENILVRLLDVADGQISKAEWGMVYIDEVDKIARSPEQAFGTRDVSGEGVQQALLRLVEGSQVKVSAKGRRKDHSGNDSVMVDTSNILFIAGGAFPGLEKHVEKRLLPPKTAIGFHAEVSNPDDKPTLEAMLNATQPDDLKRFGLIPEFIGRFPVLAPLEPLDVDALIQVLTQPKNALVKQYQHLFAFDDVELEFTTDALTEIAEKAITRNTGARGLRGIMEHVLRRTMFDLPSRPDVERCIVNAEVIRGEAEIEVVLREASAEADDLKRLSGGE, from the coding sequence ATGGTAAAAGAACCCAAGCATTGTTCGTTTTGCGGTATCGAAGCGTCGGCATCCGTGCCGATGATTGCCGGTACGGAAGGTTATATCTGCGAAGCTTGCGTGATGTTGGCAAGCCAGGTGGTATCCAGCTGGGGCAAGAAAAAAGAATTGGCCGATATGCAAGGGCCGTTGCCTAAACCGGCGGAAATGAAAGCCATGCTCGATCAATACGTGATCGGTCAGGACCTGGCAAAAGAGATACTATCGGTAGCGGTGTATAACCACTACAAACGCCTGAAAAATGTCGCCCGCAAAACCGGGGGGTTAGGCGAATCCGATGAGAGTGTGGAAATCGGTAAATCCAATATTCTGATGATAGGCCCGTCCGGCACCGGCAAAACCTTATTGGCGAGCACCTTGGCCAAGATCGTCGGCGTGCCGTTTGCTGTGGCTGATGCTACCACGCTGACCCAGGCCGGTTATGTCGGCGACGACGTGGAAAATATCCTGGTGCGCTTGCTGGACGTGGCCGACGGCCAGATCAGCAAGGCGGAGTGGGGTATGGTCTATATCGATGAAGTGGACAAAATTGCCCGCAGTCCGGAACAAGCCTTTGGCACCCGCGACGTCTCCGGCGAAGGCGTGCAGCAAGCCTTGCTGCGGCTGGTGGAGGGCTCGCAAGTTAAAGTCTCCGCCAAGGGCAGGCGTAAAGATCACAGTGGCAATGACTCAGTGATGGTCGATACCAGCAATATTTTGTTCATTGCCGGTGGCGCGTTTCCGGGTTTGGAAAAACATGTCGAAAAACGCCTGTTGCCGCCGAAAACTGCCATCGGTTTTCATGCCGAAGTCAGCAATCCCGACGACAAGCCAACGTTGGAAGCGATGTTGAATGCCACCCAGCCGGACGATTTGAAACGCTTTGGGTTGATCCCGGAGTTTATCGGTCGTTTCCCGGTGCTGGCGCCATTGGAGCCTTTGGACGTGGATGCATTGATTCAAGTGTTGACCCAACCGAAAAACGCGTTGGTCAAACAATACCAACATCTGTTTGCCTTCGATGACGTTGAATTGGAATTTACTACAGATGCCCTGACGGAAATCGCCGAAAAAGCCATCACCCGCAACACCGGTGCGCGCGGCTTACGCGGTATCATGGAGCATGTTTTGCGCCGCACCATGTTTGATCTACCGTCGCGGCCCGACGTCGAACGTTGTATCGTTAACGCCGAGGTTATCCGTGGTGAAGCCGAGATTGAAGTGGTGCTGCGCGAGGCATCCGCCGAAGCTGACGATCTAAAGCGCTTGTCGGGCGGGGAGTGA
- the grxD gene encoding Grx4 family monothiol glutaredoxin has product MSVKEKILQQLAENPVIIYMKGVPSAPECGFSAKTIGILNETKVPYAYVNVLQSPFIREKLPSISKWPTFPQVFIKGELVGGADIVESMYKDGSLLPLLQATVQPAESADASQTITHSEVEALILASYPGATIGIEGAGCDLNITVVSELFADQAMIKQHQGVMETLSAPLANGRLHAVTLKTHTPEAWAAQTPAANPGLLQIKI; this is encoded by the coding sequence ATGAGCGTTAAAGAAAAAATCTTGCAACAACTTGCCGAAAACCCGGTAATTATTTACATGAAAGGCGTTCCTAGCGCACCGGAGTGCGGTTTTTCCGCCAAAACGATTGGCATCTTGAACGAAACCAAGGTCCCTTACGCATACGTGAATGTATTGCAATCGCCGTTCATCCGCGAAAAACTGCCGTCCATATCCAAATGGCCGACGTTTCCGCAAGTATTCATTAAAGGCGAACTGGTCGGTGGTGCCGATATTGTCGAGTCCATGTATAAGGACGGAAGCCTGTTACCGCTTTTGCAAGCCACTGTTCAGCCAGCCGAGAGCGCAGATGCCAGCCAAACTATTACGCATTCCGAAGTGGAAGCCTTGATTTTGGCGTCTTATCCGGGAGCTACCATCGGTATCGAAGGTGCGGGTTGCGATTTAAACATCACTGTGGTCAGCGAATTATTTGCCGATCAAGCTATGATCAAGCAACATCAAGGCGTCATGGAAACCTTGAGTGCACCATTGGCTAATGGTAGGCTGCATGCCGTCACGCTTAAAACTCATACGCCCGAAGCCTGGGCCGCGCAAACCCCGGCGGCAAACCCCGGCTTGCTACAGATTAAAATTTAA
- a CDS encoding flavodoxin yields the protein MAKVGIFFGTDTGNTRKVAKTIATKLGDVADKPVNINKASVDDLLAYDVLIVGSPTYGEGELPGMSAGHDNESWEEFLPTLVGADFTGKSVAIYGLGDQEGYPGHFVDAVGFLYDAFADAGATIIGMTSSEGYTFKKSKALLGDQFVGLALDEDNQKELSEGRLGDWLASISSAWA from the coding sequence ATGGCAAAAGTAGGCATTTTTTTCGGTACCGATACCGGCAACACTCGCAAAGTTGCCAAGACCATCGCCACCAAGTTGGGTGATGTAGCGGACAAACCGGTTAATATTAATAAAGCCTCCGTGGACGATTTACTGGCCTACGACGTATTGATAGTCGGCTCGCCTACTTACGGCGAAGGCGAACTGCCGGGCATGAGCGCCGGACACGATAACGAAAGCTGGGAAGAATTCTTGCCGACCCTGGTTGGTGCGGATTTTACCGGTAAATCTGTGGCTATCTATGGCTTGGGCGACCAGGAAGGTTATCCCGGTCATTTCGTCGATGCGGTGGGTTTTCTGTACGATGCCTTCGCCGATGCCGGCGCGACCATCATCGGTATGACCAGCAGTGAAGGTTATACCTTTAAAAAATCCAAAGCTTTGTTGGGCGACCAGTTCGTTGGTTTGGCGTTAGACGAAGACAATCAGAAAGAACTGAGTGAAGGTCGTCTCGGCGATTGGTTGGCTTCGATCTCATCCGCCTGGGCTTGA
- a CDS encoding SoxR reducing system RseC family protein — protein sequence MIEEAAVVTRVSDGRTWIKSLQSNACSGCLQQQSCGTATLAKVLPKREFPVDCEMALQAGDQVMVAIDDGQLLLTSLLLYLVPLIFMLVGVGLAEAWLPAPFNTDYLPEVALATLLTGFWLINRCQSLLLLHLCFKPQIVKKLGAD from the coding sequence ATGATCGAAGAAGCGGCCGTTGTTACTCGCGTTAGCGACGGCCGGACCTGGATCAAAAGTCTGCAGAGCAATGCCTGCAGTGGCTGTTTACAGCAACAGTCCTGCGGCACGGCTACGCTGGCAAAAGTTCTCCCCAAGCGCGAGTTTCCAGTCGATTGCGAGATGGCTCTGCAAGCCGGCGACCAAGTGATGGTGGCGATAGACGATGGCCAATTGCTGCTGACTTCCCTATTGCTCTATCTAGTGCCGCTAATTTTCATGTTAGTGGGCGTTGGTTTGGCCGAAGCCTGGCTGCCGGCGCCGTTCAATACCGATTACTTGCCGGAAGTTGCGTTGGCGACATTGCTGACAGGCTTTTGGTTGATTAATCGCTGTCAAAGTCTGTTACTGCTCCATCTTTGTTTTAAGCCACAGATCGTGAAGAAACTGGGCGCCGATTGA
- the modB gene encoding molybdate ABC transporter permease subunit, which produces MLNAADLDTLFLTFRVASLATLLLLLLGTPLAWKLARSRSRWKGVINSIVALPLVLPPTVLGFYLLVLMGPAGLVGKFTQWLGIGTLPFSFGGLVVASVLYSLPFVVQPLQNAFVAMGEAPLEAAATLGAGPLDRFFSVALPLAKPGFLTAGVLGFTHTVGEFGVVLMVGGNIPDKTRVVSVQIYNHVEALEYGQAHWLAGGLLIFSFLVLLLLYNSQQTQALTQSLK; this is translated from the coding sequence ATGCTAAACGCCGCCGATCTCGACACCTTGTTTTTGACCTTTCGCGTCGCCAGTCTGGCTACCCTACTCTTGCTGTTGTTGGGCACGCCACTGGCTTGGAAGTTGGCGCGCAGTCGCTCACGCTGGAAAGGCGTTATCAATAGTATCGTCGCGCTGCCCTTGGTGTTGCCGCCGACGGTATTGGGCTTTTATTTGTTGGTATTGATGGGGCCGGCCGGACTGGTGGGAAAATTCACCCAATGGCTGGGTATTGGCACCTTGCCGTTCAGCTTTGGCGGTTTAGTCGTGGCGTCGGTATTGTACTCGTTGCCGTTCGTGGTGCAGCCTTTGCAAAATGCTTTCGTGGCAATGGGCGAAGCGCCTCTGGAAGCGGCTGCCACTCTGGGCGCCGGGCCGCTGGATCGATTTTTCAGCGTGGCTCTGCCTTTGGCGAAGCCTGGGTTTTTAACCGCCGGAGTATTGGGTTTTACCCACACCGTCGGCGAATTCGGCGTGGTATTGATGGTGGGCGGTAATATTCCCGATAAAACCCGCGTGGTATCCGTGCAAATTTATAACCACGTCGAAGCCTTGGAATACGGCCAAGCGCATTGGCTGGCCGGCGGTTTGCTGATCTTCTCTTTCCTGGTGCTGCTGTTACTTTACAACAGCCAACAAACTCAAGCATTGACCCAATCCTTGAAATGA